A region of Clostridium acetobutylicum ATCC 824 DNA encodes the following proteins:
- a CDS encoding PucR family transcriptional regulator, protein MLTTCKSVLKLPYLEKIKVVAGEKGLNRIITWVQVVEYPEYSKWLKGGELILISGIAIKNNINSLVNFIRDINSRSLSGIVISIGPYIKEIPKEVIEIGNQLDFPIFEIPFEVKFIDVSQSICKAIFANKVNQESMENFMKDIIFRDFTFSEDILSRAVAYGYNPKTKYISFVVELHNEKDMLECDLKTKQYIEQIVIEVLGEWNKRSIHIMQYNSIILMLPKNEKRTIKNIAMNIIEEIISKAKNTSVNIGVGGEFSELRDFKISVSEAHRCLKVLKLNNDNNTVISYDELGIYKLFFQMDNLEEMKKFYLDVLKKLIDYDSKNTTELMNTLEMYIKESTNINRTAEKLFIHRNTLKYRIRRIEEITKCSLKDVNVLFNFDTALKIKKFLTMENAV, encoded by the coding sequence ATGCTTACTACTTGCAAAAGTGTTTTAAAATTGCCTTACCTTGAGAAAATAAAAGTTGTTGCAGGAGAAAAAGGCTTAAATAGAATTATAACTTGGGTTCAAGTTGTTGAATATCCCGAATATTCAAAGTGGCTTAAGGGTGGGGAGCTTATACTTATAAGTGGCATTGCTATAAAAAATAATATAAATTCTCTTGTGAATTTTATTAGAGATATAAATTCTAGAAGTCTTTCAGGAATTGTTATTAGTATAGGACCATATATAAAAGAAATTCCAAAGGAAGTAATAGAAATTGGGAATCAGCTTGATTTTCCTATATTTGAAATTCCTTTTGAGGTGAAGTTCATTGATGTAAGCCAAAGCATATGTAAGGCTATTTTTGCAAACAAGGTTAACCAAGAATCTATGGAAAATTTTATGAAGGATATAATTTTTAGAGATTTTACATTTTCAGAGGACATACTTAGTAGAGCTGTGGCCTATGGATATAATCCTAAAACAAAATATATTTCTTTTGTAGTGGAGCTTCATAATGAAAAAGATATGCTGGAGTGTGATTTGAAGACCAAGCAATATATAGAACAAATTGTTATAGAGGTTCTGGGAGAGTGGAACAAGAGAAGCATACACATAATGCAATATAATTCAATTATTCTTATGCTGCCTAAAAATGAAAAGAGGACTATAAAAAATATAGCTATGAACATTATCGAGGAAATCATTTCAAAAGCTAAAAATACAAGTGTAAATATTGGAGTAGGGGGAGAGTTTAGCGAGCTTAGGGATTTTAAAATAAGTGTTAGTGAGGCACATAGATGTCTTAAGGTTCTAAAGCTTAATAATGACAATAATACTGTTATAAGTTATGATGAGCTCGGTATTTATAAATTATTTTTTCAGATGGATAATTTAGAGGAAATGAAAAAATTTTATTTGGATGTGCTAAAAAAATTGATTGATTATGATTCTAAAAACACCACTGAGCTTATGAATACTCTTGAGATGTATATAAAAGAAAGTACTAATATAAATAGAACAGCAGAAAAACTGTTTATTCATAGAAATACCTTAAAGTATAGAATAAGAAGGATAGAGGAGATTACGAAATGCAGTCTTAAGGATGTAAATGTACTATTCAATTTTGACACTGCGCTTAAGATAAAGAAGTTTCTTACAATGGAAAATGCAGTATAG
- the gabT gene encoding 4-aminobutyrate--2-oxoglutarate transaminase — protein MEEINAKVVTKVPGPKSRELLKKREKYVAKGVSCSYPVFVEEAKGALVKDIDGNVFVDFAGGIGVQNIGHRDDGVVEAVKEQLDKYIHACFHVNMYEPYVDLAEKLTEITPGNFAKKAMFANSGAEAVENAIKIARAYTKKSGIISMNGSFHGRTNMTMSITSKYKPYKNGFGPFVCETYKADYAYCYRCPLGCKFKDCGIACAEKLKTMLKTVVSPDMIACLIVEPVQGEGGFVVPPKDYFKALQQICNENNIVFIVDEVQAGFARTGKFFAHEYFDVDADIITMSKSIANGLPISAVVGKAEIMDAACVGGIGGTYGGNPLSCVAAIKVIDKIKEANLNEKSIELGKSIMNRLNEMKEKYNVIGDVRGLGAMIGVEFVKDKDTKEPNKEIVSSILDYCFKHGVIFLNAGLLGNVLRFLPPVVMTDEQLKYGLDTLEEAIRIAI, from the coding sequence ATGGAAGAAATAAATGCTAAAGTTGTAACTAAAGTACCAGGACCTAAATCAAGAGAGCTTCTTAAAAAGAGAGAAAAGTATGTAGCAAAGGGAGTAAGTTGTTCATATCCAGTATTTGTAGAGGAAGCAAAAGGCGCTTTAGTAAAGGATATTGACGGCAATGTATTTGTTGATTTTGCAGGTGGGATTGGAGTTCAAAATATTGGACACAGGGACGATGGAGTTGTAGAAGCAGTTAAAGAGCAGCTTGATAAATATATTCATGCATGTTTTCATGTTAATATGTATGAACCATATGTTGACCTGGCAGAAAAGCTTACGGAAATAACGCCGGGTAATTTTGCTAAGAAGGCCATGTTTGCTAATAGTGGAGCTGAAGCTGTTGAAAATGCTATAAAGATAGCAAGAGCGTATACAAAAAAGTCAGGTATAATTTCTATGAATGGTTCTTTTCATGGGAGAACAAATATGACTATGTCAATAACAAGCAAATATAAACCGTATAAGAACGGATTTGGACCTTTTGTATGTGAAACCTATAAAGCGGACTATGCATACTGCTATAGATGTCCATTAGGTTGTAAATTTAAAGACTGCGGCATAGCTTGTGCTGAAAAGTTAAAAACTATGCTTAAGACAGTTGTTTCTCCAGATATGATTGCTTGTCTCATAGTAGAACCTGTTCAAGGAGAAGGTGGTTTTGTAGTTCCACCTAAAGATTACTTTAAAGCTCTTCAGCAAATATGCAATGAAAATAACATAGTATTTATTGTTGATGAAGTACAAGCTGGTTTTGCTAGAACAGGTAAGTTTTTTGCCCACGAGTATTTTGATGTTGATGCTGATATTATAACTATGTCTAAATCCATAGCTAATGGACTTCCTATATCTGCTGTGGTAGGAAAGGCAGAAATAATGGATGCTGCTTGTGTTGGAGGAATTGGTGGTACCTATGGAGGAAACCCACTTTCTTGTGTAGCGGCAATTAAAGTTATAGATAAAATTAAGGAAGCAAACTTAAATGAAAAATCAATAGAACTTGGAAAATCAATAATGAATAGACTTAATGAAATGAAAGAAAAGTATAATGTTATTGGAGATGTACGAGGGCTTGGAGCAATGATTGGAGTTGAATTTGTAAAGGATAAGGATACCAAAGAACCAAATAAAGAGATAGTTTCAAGTATATTAGATTACTGCTTTAAGCATGGAGTTATTTTTCTAAATGCTGGACTTCTAGGGAATGTCCTTCGTTTCTTGCCTCCAGTTGTAATGACCGATGAGCAGCTAAAGTATGGATTAGATACTTTAGAAGAAGCTATAAGAATAGCGATTTAA
- the galE gene encoding UDP-glucose 4-epimerase GalE yields the protein MNVLVCGGAGYIGSHMAAYLLENGHNVVIVDNLTTGHKESILNNKLYVGDLRDEDFLNKVFDENKIDAVIDFAANSLVGESVANPLKYFDNNIQSVVKLLEAMKNHDVKYIVFSSTAATYGEPDNIPILEGDKTFPTNPYGESKLAVEKILKWCDNAYGIKYTALRYFNACGAHISGNIGEDHNPETHLIPLILQVALGKRDKIMIYGDDYDTEDGTCVRDYVHVSDLASAHLLALERLKNGGKSAIYNLGNGKGFSVKQVVEATRKVTGINIKAEIGERRAGDPGTLIASSDRAILELGWKPKFNSLETIIETAWKWHKNHPNGYK from the coding sequence ATGAACGTATTAGTTTGCGGAGGAGCAGGTTATATAGGAAGCCATATGGCAGCTTATCTTCTTGAAAATGGTCATAATGTAGTTATTGTAGATAATCTTACCACTGGTCATAAGGAATCTATATTAAACAATAAGCTTTATGTAGGAGACTTAAGAGATGAGGATTTTTTAAACAAGGTCTTTGATGAAAATAAAATAGATGCTGTTATAGATTTTGCTGCTAACTCTCTAGTTGGGGAAAGTGTAGCAAATCCATTAAAGTATTTTGATAACAATATTCAATCAGTTGTTAAACTTTTAGAAGCTATGAAAAATCATGATGTAAAGTACATAGTATTTTCATCTACTGCTGCAACCTATGGAGAACCTGATAATATCCCTATATTAGAAGGCGATAAAACTTTTCCAACAAATCCTTATGGAGAATCAAAGCTTGCAGTAGAAAAAATATTAAAATGGTGTGACAATGCATATGGAATAAAGTATACTGCATTAAGATATTTTAACGCCTGTGGTGCTCATATAAGCGGAAATATAGGTGAAGATCACAATCCTGAAACTCATTTAATACCATTAATTCTTCAAGTGGCTTTGGGAAAAAGGGATAAAATAATGATATACGGTGATGACTACGATACTGAAGATGGAACTTGCGTAAGAGATTATGTTCATGTTTCAGATTTAGCTTCTGCACACCTTTTAGCACTTGAAAGATTAAAAAACGGCGGCAAAAGTGCAATATATAATTTAGGAAATGGAAAAGGCTTTTCAGTAAAACAAGTAGTTGAAGCAACTAGAAAGGTAACCGGAATAAATATAAAAGCAGAGATAGGTGAAAGACGTGCAGGTGATCCTGGAACTTTAATAGCATCTTCAGATAGGGCTATCTTAGAACTTGGTTGGAAGCCAAAATTTAATTCTCTTGAAACTATAATAGAAACAGCTTGGAAATGGCACAAAAATCATCCAAATGGCTATAAATAA
- a CDS encoding DeoR/GlpR family DNA-binding transcription regulator — MNLRQNKIFNIIVKSPKITVKELSKLLSVSEVTIRKDLSSLEEERLIKRIHGAAEISSDSIESKILSKYEEKLRIAKEGIKFVDNGDTILIEAGSTNALLAKQISEARNVHIITNSLYIAENLKLKENVKITLIGGELQKEGDALVGPVAKACLNEVIVDKAFIGMDGFSKELGFCCSDFFRAEIAKEMCSKANKVIVLGEASKFENVGVTLTAKFNEVYTVITDTKISKENMNILKENKVRTLVV, encoded by the coding sequence TTGAATTTAAGACAAAATAAAATTTTTAATATAATAGTAAAGAGTCCCAAGATTACAGTCAAAGAGCTAAGTAAATTGCTTTCTGTGTCAGAGGTTACAATAAGAAAAGATTTGTCTTCACTTGAGGAAGAAAGATTAATTAAAAGAATACATGGTGCAGCTGAAATTTCTTCAGATTCTATTGAAAGTAAAATATTATCCAAATATGAAGAAAAGCTTAGGATAGCAAAAGAAGGAATAAAATTTGTAGACAATGGCGACACTATTTTGATTGAAGCAGGGTCAACTAATGCTCTTTTAGCAAAACAAATTTCAGAGGCTAGAAATGTTCATATAATTACAAATTCTCTTTACATAGCTGAAAATTTGAAACTCAAGGAAAACGTTAAAATAACGCTTATAGGAGGAGAACTACAAAAGGAAGGGGATGCGCTTGTTGGTCCCGTTGCAAAGGCTTGTTTAAATGAGGTAATTGTGGATAAGGCGTTTATTGGAATGGATGGCTTTTCAAAGGAACTGGGCTTTTGCTGTAGTGATTTTTTTAGAGCTGAAATTGCAAAAGAAATGTGCAGTAAGGCAAATAAAGTTATAGTTCTGGGGGAAGCCTCTAAATTTGAAAATGTTGGAGTTACACTTACAGCTAAGTTTAATGAGGTTTATACGGTTATAACTGATACAAAGATATCGAAGGAAAATATGAATATACTGAAGGAAAATAAAGTTAGAACTTTAGTAGTTTAA
- the rpiA gene encoding ribose 5-phosphate isomerase A, giving the protein MAKDNLKKISAKKALEYIKDNTVIGLGGGETIGYLCDYLKEKIKSGFNIKVVTPSIKTRNTCIENGIEVLYTSSVEHLDVAFDGCDQLDEKLNALKSCGGIHSKEKIIASMADKYILLTNESKFVKKLDSTYPIVLEILEESAGYVKRRISEIGGKATFRSSAAKDGFTITDSGNLLLDVFFDELGDAKELQKGLKGITGVVETSLFVDLVSQAIIAYEDDIKIISK; this is encoded by the coding sequence ATGGCAAAGGATAATCTAAAAAAAATATCTGCTAAGAAGGCTTTAGAATATATAAAGGATAACACGGTAATAGGGCTCGGCGGAGGAGAGACAATAGGATATTTATGTGATTATTTAAAGGAAAAAATTAAAAGTGGTTTCAATATTAAAGTGGTAACACCATCTATAAAAACTAGAAACACCTGTATTGAAAATGGTATTGAGGTTTTATATACATCAAGTGTTGAACATTTGGATGTGGCTTTTGATGGATGTGATCAGCTTGATGAAAAATTAAACGCCCTTAAAAGCTGTGGAGGAATACATTCAAAGGAGAAGATTATTGCTTCTATGGCTGATAAATATATTTTACTTACTAATGAAAGTAAATTCGTAAAGAAATTAGATTCTACATACCCTATAGTTTTAGAAATATTGGAGGAGTCAGCAGGTTATGTTAAAAGAAGAATAAGTGAAATTGGTGGAAAAGCAACCTTTAGATCAAGTGCTGCAAAGGATGGATTCACTATAACGGATAGTGGAAATCTATTGTTAGATGTATTCTTTGATGAATTAGGAGATGCTAAGGAACTTCAAAAGGGGCTTAAGGGTATAACAGGAGTTGTTGAAACTTCTTTATTTGTGGATTTAGTAAGTCAGGCGATAATAGCTTATGAAGATGATATAAAGATTATTTCTAAATAA
- a CDS encoding undecaprenyl diphosphate synthase family protein: protein MRLPNHIGIIPDGNRRWAVSKGMSKEEGYNPGISPGLQLLRLCKQVGIKEVTYYGFTVDNTKRPKNQRLAFTDACIKAVDVISKENASLLVVGNTESDMFPKELLPYTKRKSFGDGGIKVNFLVNYGWEWDLNKIKEGEKSSKKVVSYINSSYISRVDLIIRWGGRRRLSGFLPVQSIYSDFYVVDDYWPDFKPEHFFDALDWYSKQDITLGG from the coding sequence ATGCGTTTACCAAATCATATAGGTATAATTCCAGATGGAAATAGAAGATGGGCAGTGTCGAAGGGTATGTCAAAAGAAGAGGGATATAATCCTGGTATTTCGCCTGGGCTTCAACTTCTAAGACTTTGCAAACAAGTTGGAATAAAAGAAGTTACATACTATGGTTTTACAGTTGACAATACTAAAAGACCTAAAAATCAGAGATTAGCATTTACAGACGCTTGTATAAAAGCAGTTGATGTTATTTCAAAAGAAAATGCATCGCTTTTAGTAGTTGGAAATACTGAATCCGATATGTTTCCCAAAGAACTACTTCCATATACTAAAAGAAAGTCCTTTGGAGATGGAGGAATTAAAGTTAATTTTTTAGTAAACTACGGATGGGAATGGGATTTAAATAAAATAAAAGAAGGGGAAAAAAGCAGCAAGAAAGTGGTAAGTTATATTAATTCTTCATATATATCTAGGGTTGACTTAATAATCAGATGGGGAGGAAGAAGAAGGCTCAGTGGATTTCTTCCTGTTCAGTCTATATATTCTGATTTCTATGTTGTAGATGATTATTGGCCAGATTTTAAACCAGAGCATTTTTTTGATGCATTAGATTGGTATAGTAAACAGGATATTACCTTAGGTGGTTAA
- a CDS encoding HAD hydrolase family protein produces the protein MYEGLLIDIDYLLNVVKELKINFDKKIKTLNLLIERNIPIVLYTENNKEYVDTIMKYLKIKEPAIIVEGAQIYSPFDLSYEAVFPLSINTVCKLGNWAMDRKMDMSISTDKKVIDYSEWLKELRQVNYKNAGDKLPSAVKVDICMKNDDKRIELLNFIGKNNLECYAHMYLNHVACINSIVDKGNTLKYLANKKKWDIKKFAMIGDYSKDTSIFDEVGFLMSISDFTKDFEKNFDKTLKSDMMSIV, from the coding sequence ATGTATGAAGGATTACTTATAGATATTGACTATTTATTGAATGTAGTAAAGGAACTAAAAATAAACTTTGATAAAAAGATAAAAACACTTAACTTACTAATAGAAAGAAATATACCTATAGTTTTGTACACAGAAAACAACAAAGAATATGTAGATACTATTATGAAATATTTGAAAATAAAGGAGCCAGCTATAATTGTTGAAGGGGCACAAATATATTCTCCTTTTGATTTAAGCTATGAAGCCGTTTTTCCTTTATCAATTAACACTGTTTGCAAACTTGGAAATTGGGCTATGGATAGAAAAATGGACATGAGTATAAGTACAGATAAAAAGGTTATTGATTATTCAGAGTGGCTTAAGGAATTAAGACAAGTAAATTATAAAAATGCAGGCGATAAGTTGCCAAGTGCTGTAAAGGTTGACATATGCATGAAAAATGACGATAAGAGGATTGAGCTTTTGAACTTCATAGGGAAGAATAATTTAGAATGTTATGCTCATATGTATTTAAATCATGTGGCTTGTATAAATTCAATAGTAGATAAGGGAAATACACTAAAGTATCTTGCAAATAAGAAAAAATGGGATATCAAGAAATTTGCTATGATAGGGGATTATTCTAAAGACACATCTATTTTTGATGAAGTTGGATTTTTAATGTCAATTTCAGATTTTACTAAGGATTTTGAAAAAAATTTCGACAAAACACTTAAAAGTGATATGATGAGTATAGTGTAA
- a CDS encoding LTA synthase family protein: MRNLIKKLKNFLLDNLDIVLFVIIIPMKLIKFDRLIYPEYTHYKLIIKPILSSTICALSIAVIFKNKIRTRILYILDIVISILVIVDTVYFRYFKDIISIGVIKNGVMLGGVKSSVTSLISPYDFLYLIDVVLLIPFLFFYRRHKRYELKLIFRFALFFILVIPAGYVNGKTIYKMSVSQPNLLKTMYNKVYINKFLGTLDFHVLDLYNVTENKISNSKRLSKDTENTIKNALNKNEANAPSSMTGLYKGKNLIMIQVEALQQFVINSKVENQEITPNLNRWINKSLYFNNFFYQVSSGNTSDAEFLANNSFYPAASGAAYYLYAGNTYSSLAKEMNDNNYYTAVLHGYKEGFWNRNVMYKAEKFKDFFGEKSFNINENVGLGLSDKSFLNQSFNKLKSFSSPYYSFIITLSSHYPYDDTKGYGDFNVGDYEGTLLGNYLKGIHYTDAQLGTFLDKLEKSGIMDNSVVILYGDHYAIPKDKINDLYDFENIKNPTDLDWYELQKVPMLIHFPKDQYKGINSEYSGQIDLYPTIANMFNLPQNYMLGTDLFASKNRNVIFRNGSFTDGNVFYVSWTNTYYDIKTGSVIPESTKLKQEKDNALTQLEYSDNTLNHNLIKKFTVKQKK; the protein is encoded by the coding sequence ATGAGAAACTTAATAAAGAAACTAAAAAATTTCCTGCTTGATAATTTAGATATAGTGCTTTTTGTAATAATCATTCCTATGAAATTGATTAAATTTGACAGATTGATTTATCCTGAATACACACATTATAAATTAATTATTAAGCCAATACTATCTTCTACCATATGCGCTTTAAGCATAGCTGTAATTTTCAAAAACAAGATTAGAACAAGAATCTTGTACATTTTAGATATTGTAATAAGTATCTTGGTAATAGTTGATACTGTTTACTTTAGGTATTTTAAAGACATAATATCTATAGGCGTTATAAAAAATGGAGTTATGCTTGGAGGAGTAAAGTCAAGTGTAACAAGTTTAATAAGCCCTTATGACTTTTTATATTTAATTGATGTAGTTTTATTAATACCTTTCTTATTTTTTTATAGAAGACATAAAAGATATGAATTAAAACTGATCTTTAGATTTGCTCTATTTTTTATTTTAGTTATACCTGCTGGATATGTTAATGGAAAAACTATATACAAGATGTCCGTGTCCCAACCAAATTTACTAAAAACTATGTACAATAAGGTCTACATAAATAAGTTTTTAGGAACCTTAGATTTTCATGTTCTTGACTTGTATAATGTAACAGAAAATAAAATTTCTAACAGCAAGAGGCTTTCAAAGGACACAGAAAATACCATAAAAAATGCCCTTAATAAAAATGAAGCCAATGCTCCATCTTCTATGACGGGACTTTACAAGGGTAAAAATCTTATAATGATTCAAGTTGAAGCACTTCAGCAGTTTGTAATAAATTCAAAGGTTGAAAATCAGGAGATCACTCCAAATTTAAATAGGTGGATTAATAAATCCTTATATTTTAATAACTTTTTCTATCAAGTATCCTCTGGGAATACCTCTGATGCAGAATTTTTGGCTAATAATTCATTTTATCCAGCTGCTTCTGGTGCTGCGTATTATTTATATGCTGGAAATACTTACAGCTCCCTTGCTAAAGAAATGAATGACAATAATTATTATACTGCTGTGCTTCATGGCTACAAGGAGGGTTTCTGGAATAGAAATGTTATGTATAAGGCTGAAAAATTCAAGGATTTCTTTGGAGAAAAGAGCTTTAATATAAATGAAAATGTTGGTCTAGGTTTGAGTGATAAATCATTCTTGAACCAAAGCTTTAATAAATTAAAAAGTTTTTCTTCGCCTTATTACTCTTTTATAATAACCTTAAGCAGTCATTATCCTTATGATGATACTAAGGGCTATGGCGATTTCAACGTTGGTGATTATGAGGGAACTTTGCTTGGAAATTATCTTAAAGGAATACACTATACGGACGCTCAACTTGGAACGTTTCTTGATAAGCTTGAGAAGAGCGGAATTATGGATAATTCAGTTGTGATTTTATATGGAGATCATTATGCTATACCAAAGGACAAAATAAATGATCTTTATGACTTTGAGAACATTAAGAATCCAACTGATTTAGACTGGTATGAGCTTCAAAAAGTACCTATGTTAATCCATTTTCCAAAAGATCAATATAAGGGAATAAACAGCGAGTATTCAGGGCAAATCGATTTATATCCTACTATAGCTAATATGTTTAATTTACCACAAAATTATATGCTTGGTACAGATTTATTTGCTTCAAAAAATAGAAATGTAATCTTTCGAAATGGCTCTTTTACTGATGGAAATGTATTTTATGTATCCTGGACTAACACCTACTATGATATAAAAACAGGAAGTGTTATTCCCGAATCCACTAAATTAAAGCAAGAAAAGGATAATGCCCTTACACAGCTTGAGTATTCGGATAATACTTTAAACCACAATTTAATAAAGAAGTTTACAGTTAAACAAAAGAAATAA
- the rlmD gene encoding 23S rRNA (uracil(1939)-C(5))-methyltransferase RlmD, giving the protein MKLMRKNETREFLIEDIEFPAVGVAFYNDKKVYIKGAVPGQKVLARVSKVRREKIEAKLKEIVTNIPGAAQPKCPDFGVCGGCVHQFLPYEKQLEFKEREVLKLFKDAKIEGFEYLGILGSPEKEEYRNKMEYTFGDFVKGGELTLGMHAKNSGFSIVNTDKCNIVDEDFRIILKTVVEYFRKKDLPIYKVMQHVGYLRNLVVRKAKNTGEILIALVTTSQVDFDLTELTEILKSINYLGELKGILHVINDGLADMVRGDKIVTLFGQDYITERILDLKFKISLFSFFQTNSKGAEKLYSEVLEFLGDVSNKTVFDLYCGTGTIGQLASKKAEKVIGIELIEEAVEAAKENTKLNNISNCSFIAGDVAKVITEIKEKPDTIILDPPRPGVSPNAMKYVIKFNAPEIVYVSCNPKTLVNDLGVLRAYGYEVEKVKIVDMFPGTGHVETVVLLQRKII; this is encoded by the coding sequence ATGAAATTAATGAGAAAAAATGAAACTAGAGAATTTTTGATTGAAGATATAGAATTTCCTGCGGTGGGAGTTGCATTTTATAACGATAAAAAGGTTTACATAAAAGGGGCAGTGCCAGGACAAAAGGTTTTAGCTCGAGTTAGCAAGGTAAGGCGTGAAAAAATAGAAGCAAAGCTTAAGGAGATAGTTACAAATATTCCAGGTGCAGCTCAGCCAAAATGTCCTGATTTCGGAGTGTGTGGAGGCTGCGTTCATCAGTTTTTACCCTATGAAAAACAGCTTGAGTTTAAGGAAAGAGAAGTACTTAAGCTTTTTAAAGATGCAAAAATAGAGGGCTTTGAATATTTAGGAATACTAGGCAGTCCTGAAAAGGAAGAGTACAGAAATAAAATGGAGTACACCTTTGGAGATTTTGTAAAAGGAGGAGAGCTTACCTTAGGAATGCATGCTAAAAACAGCGGCTTTTCTATAGTGAATACTGATAAGTGTAATATAGTTGATGAAGATTTCAGAATAATACTAAAAACTGTAGTAGAGTATTTCAGAAAAAAAGACCTTCCTATATATAAGGTTATGCAGCATGTAGGTTATCTAAGAAATTTGGTAGTAAGAAAGGCTAAAAATACAGGAGAAATCTTAATAGCCCTTGTAACTACTTCTCAGGTCGATTTTGATTTAACTGAGCTTACTGAAATTCTTAAAAGTATAAATTATCTTGGAGAGCTAAAGGGAATACTTCATGTTATAAATGATGGTTTAGCTGACATGGTTCGTGGAGACAAAATCGTAACTTTATTTGGTCAAGATTACATAACGGAAAGAATTCTGGACTTAAAGTTTAAGATATCTCTATTCTCCTTTTTTCAAACAAATTCTAAGGGAGCAGAAAAACTATACAGTGAAGTACTAGAGTTTCTAGGCGATGTTTCAAATAAAACTGTTTTTGATTTATACTGTGGTACTGGAACTATAGGACAGCTTGCTTCAAAAAAAGCAGAAAAGGTAATAGGCATTGAGCTTATTGAAGAGGCGGTTGAGGCAGCAAAGGAAAATACAAAGCTTAATAATATTTCAAATTGCAGCTTTATAGCGGGAGATGTTGCAAAGGTAATAACGGAGATAAAAGAAAAGCCTGACACAATAATTCTGGATCCACCAAGACCAGGAGTTAGTCCAAACGCAATGAAGTATGTTATTAAGTTTAATGCGCCTGAAATAGTGTATGTTTCCTGCAATCCAAAGACACTTGTAAATGATCTTGGAGTTTTAAGGGCGTACGGATATGAAGTTGAGAAGGTTAAAATTGTTGATATGTTCCCTGGGACGGGGCATGTGGAGACGGTTGTGTTGCTACAAAGAAAAATTATATAG